In Fimbriimonadales bacterium, the following are encoded in one genomic region:
- a CDS encoding DUF72 domain-containing protein yields the protein MPDSNNIRIGTSGFSYDDWIGVFYPPNLPKGKWLEYYSARFDCLEINSTYYEWLSAKVMENFVKRVPVSFRFSVKLHHSLTHERTELQKGVLATIEQNKPLTQSGMLATQLAQFPPSFQNTKTSWEWLKRLSETIEPLTVEFRHASWQTPETVENLREMRVSLCCVDQPKLPGLLKWQPVVTISPAYIRFHGRNADKWHIHEHAWQRYDYLYSEEELSERAPDVLEMSRQANETLILFNNHYAAQAIANAKQFGKILGLIKEEHINNPREKEEQKSLF from the coding sequence ATGCCCGACTCTAACAACATTCGAATCGGCACCTCCGGTTTTAGTTACGACGACTGGATTGGGGTCTTCTATCCACCTAATCTCCCTAAAGGAAAATGGTTGGAGTATTATTCCGCTCGATTCGATTGTTTGGAAATCAACTCGACATATTACGAATGGCTTTCCGCGAAAGTTATGGAGAATTTCGTAAAGCGAGTTCCTGTTTCGTTTCGTTTTTCCGTAAAACTCCATCACAGCCTCACACACGAAAGAACCGAACTGCAAAAAGGCGTTCTTGCAACCATAGAACAAAACAAACCTTTGACGCAATCCGGAATGCTTGCTACGCAGCTCGCGCAATTCCCCCCCTCTTTCCAAAACACCAAGACATCTTGGGAATGGTTGAAGCGCCTATCTGAAACAATCGAACCTCTAACAGTGGAGTTTCGACATGCGAGCTGGCAAACTCCGGAGACGGTCGAGAATCTACGTGAAATGCGAGTTTCGCTTTGTTGTGTAGATCAGCCGAAACTTCCCGGTTTGCTCAAATGGCAGCCCGTCGTAACTATAAGCCCAGCATACATACGCTTCCATGGTCGCAATGCCGACAAATGGCATATACACGAGCATGCATGGCAAAGATATGACTACTTATATAGTGAAGAGGAACTTTCGGAACGTGCTCCCGATGTGTTAGAAATGTCACGACAAGCCAACGAGACTTTGATTTTATTCAACAACCACTACGCGGCTCAAGCGATCGCCAATGCCAAACAATTCGGGAAAATTTTAGGTCTCATTAAAGAAGAACACATAAACAATCCGCGCGAAAAAGAAGAACAGAAAAGTTTATTTTAG
- a CDS encoding electron transfer flavoprotein subunit beta/FixA family protein — translation MKILVPIKRVPDAFAKVRLKADGSGIEETGLKFDINPFDEIAMEEAVRIKEKRGCEIIAVSIGASICEEQLRKALAMGADRGILIETEAKYDSFDIARTLFQVVQREKPDLVLMGKQAIDDDSNQVGQMLAAMLDYPQATFASEVVLENGTAKATRETDTGQEVLEFPLPAVITADLRLNEPRYVPLPGIIKARSKPIEKIPLSELGVEMRCSVRVIEMREAPPRKAGRKVENVDELLRLLREEAGVI, via the coding sequence ATGAAGATTCTCGTGCCTATCAAACGCGTTCCCGACGCTTTTGCGAAAGTGCGATTGAAAGCCGATGGCTCGGGAATCGAAGAAACGGGTTTGAAATTCGACATCAATCCTTTCGACGAAATCGCGATGGAGGAAGCGGTTCGAATAAAAGAAAAAAGAGGTTGCGAAATCATCGCGGTTTCTATCGGTGCTTCGATTTGCGAAGAACAGTTACGAAAGGCATTGGCGATGGGGGCGGACAGGGGGATTTTAATCGAAACGGAGGCGAAATACGATTCTTTTGACATCGCCAGGACACTGTTTCAAGTTGTACAACGAGAGAAACCGGATTTGGTTCTTATGGGAAAACAGGCAATCGATGACGACAGCAATCAGGTGGGGCAGATGTTGGCGGCGATGCTCGATTATCCGCAGGCGACATTTGCGAGCGAGGTCGTTTTAGAAAACGGAACAGCGAAAGCAACACGCGAGACGGATACCGGACAAGAAGTTCTCGAATTTCCTTTGCCGGCGGTGATTACTGCCGATTTGCGGTTGAACGAGCCTCGTTACGTGCCGCTGCCTGGAATTATTAAAGCGCGTTCCAAGCCGATAGAAAAAATTCCGCTTTCAGAACTCGGAGTAGAAATGAGATGTAGCGTAAGAGTTATAGAAATGCGTGAAGCACCCCCCCGTAAGGCGGGTCGTAAAGTGGAGAACGTAGACGAACTCCTCAGGCTTTTACGCGAAGAAGCAGGAGTGATTTAG
- the ruvA gene encoding Holliday junction branch migration protein RuvA, whose amino-acid sequence MIARLTGEIAEKGQGYVVIFAGGVGYQVFVTERCQSSLPDVGMPVDLFTKQIVRENEIALYGFETASERRLFELLLLVNGMGPKLALSLLGNLGEEGIISAILQDDWKTLTRAPGLGAKLAERIKLELADKIREESLLGKIGKPRTPVSDDVVEALVALGHKRAEAERAARAARQETKETDAKILLPIALRHAATKK is encoded by the coding sequence ATGATTGCGCGATTGACAGGAGAAATAGCAGAAAAAGGACAAGGGTATGTCGTCATCTTCGCGGGGGGGGTCGGCTATCAGGTCTTCGTAACCGAACGCTGTCAATCCTCTCTTCCTGATGTCGGAATGCCCGTGGATCTTTTCACGAAGCAGATTGTACGTGAAAACGAAATCGCACTATATGGTTTCGAAACCGCCAGCGAAAGACGACTCTTCGAGTTGCTTCTTTTGGTCAACGGAATGGGGCCGAAATTAGCCCTCTCGCTTCTCGGAAACTTGGGCGAAGAGGGCATCATCTCTGCGATATTGCAAGACGATTGGAAAACGCTCACGCGCGCTCCGGGTCTCGGCGCAAAACTCGCAGAAAGAATCAAACTCGAACTTGCCGACAAAATCCGCGAGGAGTCCCTTCTCGGCAAAATCGGAAAACCTCGAACTCCTGTTTCCGATGATGTCGTAGAAGCGCTCGTGGCTTTGGGACACAAACGTGCGGAAGCGGAGCGAGCCGCTCGTGCCGCTCGACAAGAAACGAAAGAAACCGATGCGAAAATTCTCCTGCCCATCGCATTGCGACACGCAGCAACGAAAAAATAA
- a CDS encoding DUF933 domain-containing protein has protein sequence MKVAIIGYAFSGKTTLFHAISGGHFHGDVSAVKVPDSRFDALCEDVQPKKRTYATLEFWDNAVKVPEAGRVKSSDFAEAARRFDAFVHVVREFDDPSIPFHAPPNPERDVDAIETEMIVADLQMIENRLERLAKISKTDAEQSHHALLEKVKKYLESGTALRSTELMKEEEFLEHYQFITAKPVIIAMNCAEDEIFKEKRYSGSFPIVRLCAKLEKELMEMEPDERKSFMETYGLRELGSEVLVRKTCDSLGLITFYTTVGNEARAWLLKKGSNALKAAATIHTDIAKGFIRAEVIHFSDFERLGSLRKCHEEHAVKLEGKDYIVQDGDILNIRHKI, from the coding sequence GTGAAAGTCGCAATAATCGGTTATGCTTTTTCTGGAAAAACTACACTTTTCCATGCCATTTCTGGGGGACACTTTCACGGGGATGTTTCTGCAGTAAAGGTTCCTGACTCGAGATTCGATGCGTTATGCGAAGATGTTCAACCCAAGAAGCGTACCTATGCGACTTTGGAGTTTTGGGACAACGCCGTGAAGGTTCCCGAAGCTGGTAGGGTGAAAAGCAGCGATTTTGCAGAGGCCGCAAGACGTTTCGATGCCTTCGTACATGTCGTTCGCGAATTCGACGATCCGTCCATTCCATTCCACGCTCCGCCTAACCCTGAAAGGGACGTCGATGCCATCGAAACGGAGATGATCGTAGCAGACTTGCAGATGATCGAGAATCGTTTAGAACGGTTAGCGAAAATTTCGAAAACCGACGCGGAACAATCTCATCATGCTTTGCTCGAAAAAGTAAAAAAATATTTGGAAAGTGGAACCGCGCTTCGCTCGACGGAATTGATGAAAGAGGAGGAATTTTTAGAGCATTACCAATTCATAACTGCAAAGCCGGTGATCATCGCAATGAACTGCGCGGAGGATGAAATCTTTAAAGAAAAAAGGTATTCGGGTTCGTTTCCCATCGTTCGTTTGTGCGCAAAATTGGAAAAGGAACTCATGGAAATGGAACCCGATGAAAGAAAATCGTTTATGGAAACGTATGGATTGAGGGAATTAGGTTCCGAAGTTCTCGTTCGAAAGACTTGCGATTCTTTAGGTTTGATTACTTTTTATACGACGGTGGGGAACGAGGCGAGGGCTTGGCTTTTGAAGAAAGGTTCGAATGCCCTAAAAGCCGCTGCGACGATACATACCGATATCGCTAAGGGTTTCATCCGCGCCGAAGTGATTCATTTCAGCGACTTCGAACGTCTCGGCAGCCTTAGAAAATGCCACGAAGAGCATGCAGTGAAGTTGGAAGGAAAAGATTATATCGTTCAGGACGGAGACATACTGAATATAAGACATAAGATATGA
- the ruvB gene encoding Holliday junction branch migration DNA helicase RuvB, whose amino-acid sequence MNPPTEERTLSPEIQESDLEWDLTLRPKKLNQFIGQEKIKSNLRVFIEAAKSRKEPLDHVLLKGAPGLGKTTLAHIIAYEMNAPIRVTSGPAIERPGDLAAILTNLEEGTVLFIDEIHRLSRPVEEILYPAMEDFKLDIVIGKGPGARSIRLDLTRFTLVGATTRAGLLTGPLRDRFGIVHDFEFYDIASLETIVNRSAKILGYSISKEASREIATRSRGTPRVANRLLKRIRDFAHHRNVSSIDVETARYGLEQLEIDENGLDRMDRQILTCIIEQFGGGPVGVESIAAAVSEDSGTIEEMYEPYLLQQGFLQRTSRGRVAGEAAYRILGKTAPKRQVELF is encoded by the coding sequence ATGAATCCTCCAACCGAAGAAAGAACTTTGTCTCCGGAAATCCAAGAATCGGACCTCGAGTGGGATTTGACCCTCCGTCCGAAAAAACTGAACCAATTCATCGGTCAGGAAAAAATCAAATCGAATTTGCGCGTCTTCATCGAAGCAGCGAAATCACGCAAAGAGCCTCTCGACCACGTTCTCTTAAAAGGTGCACCGGGGTTAGGAAAAACTACGCTTGCGCACATCATCGCATACGAGATGAATGCGCCAATACGGGTTACATCTGGACCTGCTATCGAAAGACCTGGTGACCTCGCGGCGATTCTCACGAATTTAGAAGAAGGCACCGTGCTCTTCATTGACGAAATTCACCGCTTGAGTCGTCCCGTCGAAGAAATCCTTTATCCTGCGATGGAGGATTTCAAATTGGATATCGTTATCGGAAAAGGTCCAGGCGCACGCAGCATCCGATTAGACCTCACTCGATTCACATTGGTGGGGGCGACAACACGCGCAGGATTGCTCACCGGTCCTTTGCGCGATAGATTCGGAATCGTGCACGATTTCGAGTTTTACGATATTGCGTCGCTCGAAACGATCGTAAATCGCTCTGCAAAGATTTTAGGTTACTCGATTTCTAAAGAGGCATCCCGAGAAATTGCGACGCGCAGTAGAGGCACCCCACGTGTTGCCAATCGTTTATTGAAAAGGATTCGCGATTTCGCACATCACAGGAACGTTTCCTCTATCGATGTCGAAACCGCGCGTTATGGTCTCGAACAACTCGAAATTGACGAAAACGGGCTCGATAGAATGGACCGACAGATTCTCACCTGCATCATCGAGCAATTCGGAGGTGGACCGGTTGGCGTCGAATCTATCGCCGCCGCAGTCTCTGAAGATTCAGGAACTATCGAGGAGATGTACGAGCCTTATCTTTTGCAACAAGGTTTTCTGCAACGGACTTCTCGCGGTCGTGTGGCTGGCGAAGCGGCGTATCGAATCTTGGGAAAGACCGCGCCAAAAAGACAGGTCGAATTGTTCTGA
- a CDS encoding FAD-binding protein translates to MAKLLLIAENPSEAAPLAAFAQRYGQPFDLLLLMGEPKEGYQEETCFCAELEDVPPSEVLVRGLTELARKYPVIAGLSTMFGKDFLPRLSGALVRPMVSDVMEIHESREFTRPMFAGNILARVHVDSDEFVVSVRSTAFRNPERTESVRKERISLNCEGVTKRISKSAPKSGRPDLTQARVVVSGGRPLKDAATFELLIGGLADALGGAAGATRAAVDSGIAPNELQVGQTGKIVAPELYIAVGISGSTQHLAGMKDSKVIVAINIDPDAPIFQVADYGLVEDLYVAVPKMIEKLKDFKGKT, encoded by the coding sequence ATGGCGAAACTATTGCTTATCGCAGAAAATCCAAGCGAAGCGGCCCCTCTGGCTGCGTTTGCGCAACGCTACGGTCAACCTTTCGATTTGCTTTTGTTGATGGGCGAGCCGAAAGAAGGCTACCAAGAAGAAACGTGCTTCTGTGCAGAACTCGAGGATGTTCCCCCCTCCGAGGTCCTCGTTCGCGGATTGACGGAATTAGCGAGGAAGTATCCCGTAATCGCAGGTCTCTCGACTATGTTCGGAAAGGACTTTCTACCGCGTTTAAGCGGCGCATTAGTCCGTCCGATGGTGAGCGACGTGATGGAGATTCATGAAAGTCGTGAATTCACTCGCCCGATGTTTGCAGGAAATATTTTAGCGAGGGTGCACGTGGATTCCGATGAATTTGTAGTGAGCGTGCGTTCCACGGCATTCCGAAATCCCGAGCGAACGGAGAGTGTTCGGAAAGAGCGCATTTCTTTGAATTGCGAAGGTGTGACGAAACGGATTTCTAAGAGTGCGCCAAAATCGGGGCGCCCTGATTTGACGCAGGCACGCGTCGTCGTTTCGGGGGGGCGCCCTTTGAAAGATGCTGCGACTTTCGAATTGCTCATCGGCGGCTTGGCAGATGCTCTCGGGGGGGCTGCTGGAGCGACGCGCGCAGCAGTGGACAGCGGTATCGCTCCGAACGAACTGCAAGTAGGTCAAACGGGAAAAATCGTCGCCCCGGAACTTTATATTGCGGTTGGAATCAGCGGAAGCACCCAGCATTTAGCGGGGATGAAAGACAGCAAAGTTATCGTGGCGATTAACATAGACCCGGATGCACCGATTTTTCAGGTTGCGGATTACGGATTGGTGGAAGACTTATATGTCGCCGTTCCCAAGATGATCGAGAAATTGAAAGACTTCAAAGGCAAAACTTAG
- the mutL gene encoding DNA mismatch repair endonuclease MutL, protein MTLPKGVGNLQGKIPHMPRRVVLLDPKMVNQIAAGEVVERPASVIKELIENSLDAQATRIEIQISESGKKSIIVSDNGEGMCSEDAEQALERHATSKIRSSSDLQRVSTLGFRGEALPSIASVSKMTLSTGEGDGSRFRLVVEYGEKKLSEFISGPRGTEICVEGLFQNTPARLKFLKSDLAEMQASHDVVIRYMMAHPYVAFRFCVDNQVVLRTDGSGDLLNVLIEVLGLELTKTLAEVDTVFSGMRIRGFVSPPHVNRPTRAQQWVFVNGRPVRSKVLYAAIDAAYRSLTPEKRYAICVLSMDVDPAGIDVNVSPTKSEIKFQNEGMVFDAIRLAIKTGLESHGLMPSAAPVVSVPSFVHAGEFQSSGGDNDSLPKDLFATTTYSPEMSQRFPFIELLDDLRVLGQIAATFIVASTRKGLVVIDQHVAHERVLYEVLCGLKGGGAIETQSLVTPESVEFDRSVSLTLTERLEELASVGFRLEPFGKTNFLIRSVPAVVANKDYRRILQEVVEEIASNGHAKVKDARHKIWITSACRMAVKAGDLLQLAEMEQLIRDLAETENPYLCPHGRPITLTLTLDELMRRFGRA, encoded by the coding sequence GTGACTTTACCCAAAGGAGTGGGGAATCTGCAAGGTAAGATTCCTCATATGCCTCGAAGGGTCGTGCTCTTGGACCCCAAGATGGTGAACCAAATCGCTGCTGGGGAAGTCGTCGAACGACCGGCGAGCGTAATCAAAGAACTTATCGAAAACTCCTTAGATGCTCAGGCGACACGCATCGAAATTCAAATCTCCGAATCCGGAAAGAAAAGCATTATCGTATCGGACAACGGAGAGGGAATGTGTTCCGAGGACGCTGAGCAAGCGTTAGAAAGACACGCAACCAGCAAGATTCGATCTTCCTCAGACCTTCAGCGAGTCAGCACTTTGGGCTTTCGAGGGGAAGCCCTTCCGAGCATCGCTTCGGTTTCGAAGATGACGTTGAGCACAGGCGAGGGTGATGGCAGCCGATTCCGCTTGGTCGTGGAATACGGTGAAAAGAAACTATCGGAATTTATTTCCGGACCGAGGGGTACGGAAATCTGTGTCGAAGGTCTTTTCCAAAACACCCCTGCCCGTTTGAAATTTTTGAAATCCGATTTGGCGGAGATGCAGGCGAGTCACGACGTGGTCATACGCTATATGATGGCGCACCCCTATGTCGCGTTTCGTTTTTGTGTAGACAACCAAGTGGTATTACGAACCGATGGATCGGGTGATTTACTCAACGTTCTTATAGAAGTTTTGGGATTAGAACTTACGAAGACTTTAGCGGAAGTGGACACGGTGTTTTCCGGCATGCGCATACGAGGGTTCGTTAGCCCCCCCCATGTCAATCGTCCGACTCGCGCGCAACAATGGGTGTTCGTAAATGGCCGTCCTGTTCGTTCGAAGGTGCTTTATGCAGCGATCGATGCGGCATACCGGAGTTTGACACCGGAAAAAAGATATGCCATATGCGTTTTGTCTATGGATGTCGACCCTGCGGGGATAGATGTCAACGTGAGTCCGACGAAAAGTGAAATCAAATTTCAAAACGAAGGTATGGTTTTCGATGCGATACGGTTGGCGATTAAGACGGGATTGGAAAGCCACGGGCTCATGCCTTCCGCAGCCCCGGTAGTGAGTGTTCCTTCTTTTGTTCATGCCGGTGAATTTCAGTCTTCGGGGGGGGATAATGACTCTTTGCCGAAGGATTTATTTGCGACGACTACGTATAGCCCAGAGATGTCGCAAAGGTTTCCCTTTATCGAATTGCTGGATGATTTGCGGGTTTTGGGTCAAATTGCAGCAACGTTCATCGTCGCTTCGACTCGGAAAGGATTAGTAGTGATTGATCAACACGTAGCCCACGAGCGCGTTTTGTACGAGGTGCTTTGCGGGTTGAAAGGGGGGGGAGCGATAGAGACACAGTCCTTGGTTACCCCCGAGAGCGTCGAATTCGATAGAAGTGTTTCCTTGACGCTCACCGAACGTTTGGAAGAGTTGGCGAGTGTCGGGTTTCGTTTAGAACCTTTCGGGAAAACGAATTTTTTGATTCGCAGCGTGCCTGCAGTCGTGGCGAATAAAGATTATCGCAGGATTTTGCAGGAAGTGGTGGAGGAAATTGCATCGAACGGACATGCGAAAGTGAAAGACGCGCGCCATAAAATTTGGATAACGAGTGCTTGCCGTATGGCGGTGAAAGCGGGAGATCTGTTGCAACTCGCGGAGATGGAGCAATTGATTCGCGACCTTGCGGAGACCGAGAATCCATATCTTTGCCCGCATGGAAGACCGATTACCCTAACCTTGACGCTCGATGAATTAATGCGAAGATTCGGGAGAGCATAG
- the ruvC gene encoding crossover junction endodeoxyribonuclease RuvC yields MKILGIDLGYGRVGYALVSENSANLSVISYGVIETDSKCRLPERLIRIQGEIRAIIEKFHPDAVATEKLFFGANRKTALDVAKAQGVILACCAEAGLEWFEYSPAEVKTSVTGNGNAPKKQVAFMVERILALREKSLSDDITDAMAVAICHIHRNRLNCL; encoded by the coding sequence GTGAAGATTTTAGGAATAGACTTAGGATACGGAAGAGTGGGTTATGCGCTCGTTAGTGAAAACAGCGCGAATCTCAGTGTTATCAGTTACGGAGTTATCGAAACCGACTCCAAATGCCGGTTGCCGGAGAGATTGATCCGAATCCAAGGAGAAATCCGTGCAATCATCGAAAAGTTTCATCCCGATGCGGTAGCGACTGAGAAACTATTCTTCGGCGCGAATCGAAAGACAGCGCTGGATGTTGCGAAGGCACAGGGGGTGATTTTGGCTTGTTGCGCGGAGGCGGGTTTGGAGTGGTTCGAGTATTCCCCAGCCGAAGTGAAAACGAGCGTAACGGGCAATGGAAACGCACCGAAAAAACAAGTGGCTTTTATGGTCGAGCGCATTCTCGCTTTACGGGAAAAATCTCTTTCCGATGACATCACGGATGCGATGGCGGTTGCGATTTGTCATATTCACCGCAATCGGTTGAACTGTTTGTAG
- a CDS encoding L28 family ribosomal protein: MAKICQVSGKKGNSAKHIRHRHSGQWKYRAPKKNRTQLPNLQMVSIQTPNGRIRLKVSTKALKSPDFAAVVAGRKPIPKDWLKKPRYEV; the protein is encoded by the coding sequence ATGGCAAAAATCTGTCAGGTTAGCGGCAAAAAAGGCAACAGCGCCAAACATATTCGGCACCGCCACTCGGGGCAGTGGAAGTATCGCGCGCCGAAGAAAAATCGCACGCAACTGCCGAACCTCCAGATGGTTTCCATCCAAACTCCCAACGGTCGTATACGATTAAAGGTGAGTACAAAAGCCCTCAAAAGCCCCGACTTCGCTGCAGTAGTGGCAGGACGAAAACCGATCCCCAAAGATTGGCTCAAAAAGCCACGCTACGAGGTTTAA
- a CDS encoding 3-hydroxyacyl-CoA dehydrogenase NAD-binding domain-containing protein gives MKVEKIAVIGAGTMGGGIAAHAANLGFEVLLYDITQDVARQGLERTQGARPPHFYDHESLERVTVCGMDSDLARLREADWVCEAIVEDMRAKRELYNNIERVLRENAMVSTNTSGLEIRELAQGWSEPVRRRFLGTHFFNPPRYLKLVELIPTEETDPEIVELFTEFLEDRFGKRVVRAKDTPGFISNRFGMWVLFQAIHVTEKLGFPIEVVEAIAGPFMGRPKTAVFRLCDLIGLDVMQNIANHLLERCKTDPKISILQMPSSLAYLIESGRLGTKVGRGYYQREGSEFFVLDFNTKAYRAQLPPEIPSLEELAKLPIGERLRKGLELRDEVGDFLRLHLVPALEYAVEIGGEISRNVEDFDRVMKWGWGWELGPFELIDEIGLDSLEKFWEKPVLREKTPFYTDGKCYNFQLAIHTERDRNPKFASMSDFPVIRAGDGWIIREDGTGGFLFEFATKMNVITPEIVRAIIEWIETHPDSHLTLVNEGRAFSAGYDLRFFLRAAEEKRFSEVEQALRDLQRAGDLLRKCPSAAGLHDYSFGGGLEMAMHCRMVVSTPEAILSLPEVSVGLVPAGGGCTLLRERTQGDAKAMCRAALSVALSKRFHGYEGLKSFFLRERDVVIANPDELIYRSIHSPRVEEPKKEWVPTPPMLSAMIDGESEKARQNGELGDYGAMLADEVKYIFVKSKSREDCLERERETFLRLLGKPLTIMRIKHMLETGKPLHN, from the coding sequence ATGAAAGTCGAAAAAATCGCCGTAATCGGAGCCGGAACAATGGGGGGTGGCATTGCAGCACATGCTGCAAATCTGGGATTCGAAGTTCTTCTGTATGACATCACGCAGGATGTTGCAAGGCAAGGATTAGAACGAACGCAAGGGGCAAGACCTCCTCATTTTTATGATCATGAGAGTTTGGAAAGGGTCACCGTGTGTGGGATGGATTCGGATTTGGCTCGTCTTCGTGAGGCGGATTGGGTGTGCGAAGCGATCGTGGAGGATATGCGAGCGAAACGAGAACTCTATAACAACATCGAGAGGGTTTTGCGAGAAAATGCCATGGTGTCCACGAACACGAGTGGATTGGAGATTCGTGAGTTGGCGCAGGGATGGAGTGAACCCGTTCGAAGACGTTTTCTCGGAACACATTTTTTCAATCCCCCCCGCTATTTGAAATTAGTCGAATTGATTCCTACAGAAGAGACCGATCCTGAAATCGTCGAACTTTTCACGGAATTTTTAGAAGATAGATTCGGGAAACGCGTGGTGCGGGCGAAAGATACACCTGGATTTATTTCGAATCGTTTCGGAATGTGGGTTTTATTTCAAGCGATTCATGTAACGGAGAAGTTGGGATTTCCTATCGAAGTCGTCGAAGCGATTGCGGGTCCTTTCATGGGAAGGCCCAAAACGGCGGTGTTTCGATTGTGCGATCTAATCGGTTTAGATGTGATGCAAAACATCGCAAACCACCTTCTCGAGCGTTGTAAAACAGATCCGAAGATTTCGATATTGCAGATGCCTTCTTCTTTGGCATATCTCATCGAGTCGGGGCGTTTAGGCACGAAAGTGGGCAGAGGTTATTATCAACGTGAAGGTTCGGAATTTTTCGTACTCGATTTCAATACGAAAGCCTACCGGGCGCAGCTTCCTCCTGAAATTCCAAGTTTAGAAGAATTAGCGAAACTTCCGATAGGAGAACGATTGCGGAAAGGGTTGGAACTACGAGACGAAGTTGGTGATTTTTTGCGATTGCATTTAGTACCCGCTTTGGAATACGCAGTCGAGATTGGGGGGGAAATCAGCCGCAATGTAGAGGATTTCGACCGGGTGATGAAATGGGGATGGGGTTGGGAGTTAGGTCCTTTCGAGTTGATTGATGAGATCGGCTTGGATTCTTTGGAAAAATTTTGGGAGAAACCTGTTTTGCGCGAAAAGACTCCTTTTTATACCGATGGCAAATGTTACAATTTTCAATTAGCGATCCATACAGAACGCGATAGAAATCCCAAATTCGCGAGCATGAGCGACTTTCCGGTGATTCGCGCGGGAGACGGATGGATAATTCGTGAGGATGGCACGGGGGGGTTCTTGTTCGAATTCGCTACGAAGATGAACGTTATCACTCCGGAAATCGTGCGAGCGATTATCGAGTGGATTGAAACGCATCCGGATTCTCACTTGACTTTGGTGAACGAAGGAAGAGCGTTCTCCGCCGGTTACGATTTGAGGTTTTTCTTGCGCGCTGCAGAGGAGAAGCGTTTTTCCGAAGTCGAGCAGGCACTGCGCGATTTGCAGAGAGCGGGGGATTTGCTACGAAAATGTCCCTCGGCAGCAGGTTTGCACGATTACTCCTTCGGTGGAGGACTCGAGATGGCGATGCATTGCCGTATGGTCGTTTCGACACCGGAAGCCATTCTTTCCTTGCCGGAAGTTTCCGTAGGATTAGTTCCAGCAGGGGGGGGATGCACTTTGTTGAGGGAACGGACGCAAGGAGATGCGAAAGCGATGTGCCGAGCAGCATTATCCGTAGCCTTATCGAAACGCTTCCATGGATACGAAGGTTTGAAAAGTTTCTTTCTTCGTGAAAGAGATGTAGTTATCGCGAATCCGGATGAATTGATTTATCGCTCCATTCACAGTCCCCGAGTGGAAGAACCTAAAAAGGAATGGGTGCCAACCCCCCCAATGCTTTCGGCGATGATCGATGGAGAAAGTGAGAAGGCGAGACAAAACGGAGAATTGGGGGACTACGGTGCGATGCTGGCGGACGAAGTGAAATATATTTTCGTGAAATCCAAATCGCGCGAGGATTGCTTGGAGCGAGAAAGAGAAACCTTTTTGCGTTTGTTGGGAAAACCTCTTACCATAATGCGAATCAAGCACATGTTGGAAACCGGTAAGCCGTTGCATAATTAA